One segment of Streptomyces bathyalis DNA contains the following:
- a CDS encoding winged helix DNA-binding protein has product MRQLAHLATDAAGQLIDAVDILDHTCAGLPVELGEDVLAVLTEQEARQEAGRRLTPVASLTALGSSDALATAELFVADRRRRSFVPGYLPSALSHAQSTILRSVARGDVAITDDKPHLRREGIRVSISTIRALENRGLVMREDCPDRFRDEHVHLTAAGRRDLAASFARPRPAGLTTTRPATPLPTAPAGRAR; this is encoded by the coding sequence GTGCGCCAGCTCGCCCACCTCGCCACCGACGCAGCCGGCCAACTCATCGATGCCGTCGACATCCTCGACCACACCTGCGCCGGGCTCCCCGTTGAACTGGGCGAGGACGTCCTGGCGGTCCTGACCGAGCAGGAGGCGCGCCAGGAAGCCGGCCGGCGCCTCACCCCCGTCGCCAGCCTCACCGCGTTGGGCTCCTCAGACGCTCTGGCAACCGCCGAGCTCTTCGTGGCCGACCGCCGCCGCCGGAGCTTCGTACCCGGCTACCTGCCTTCTGCCCTCTCCCATGCTCAGAGCACCATCCTGCGCTCGGTGGCCCGGGGCGATGTTGCGATCACCGACGACAAGCCCCATCTGCGCCGCGAGGGCATCCGCGTCAGCATCAGCACCATCCGCGCACTGGAGAACCGCGGCCTGGTCATGCGCGAGGACTGCCCGGACCGGTTTCGCGACGAGCACGTGCACCTCACCGCCGCCGGGCGACGCGACCTCGCCGCCTCATTCGCACGGCCGCGCCCCGCGGGCCTGACCACCACACGCCCCGCAACGCCCCTGCCGACAGCCCCGGCCGGCCGCGCCCGCTGA
- a CDS encoding DnaB-like helicase N-terminal domain-containing protein: MPHTPETDDEDLNLEPPPEPPVHYAEQALLGALLLEPEQLAQTEGLLPEHFRSPAHRAVYAAMRTLTPPEREVHRTEPVWINAVLTRAVEEAPGVSAAYLHTCIGACPRPQHATSYARMIRSDHARRTLREHAIRLEQAATNTTLADPESAALRQADALARFVDELTRQTASHPGSLPRTPLPPDPPRDRTEDALEEERLFLATATDRADGVKELPLRLEDFALPLHGHLYQCLSALTRRGEDIDPIAVLWEAQHRRLLTSGVGPDDVLTLLSQPAGSPEHWAEQILRRALLYGARRAATRIRAFAEDTANSPHQLITGARRALADLTAQHTRCWHRAPPGPNTTAEPAHSPTVKPRQHELTALHASRGNRR; the protein is encoded by the coding sequence ATGCCCCACACCCCCGAGACAGACGACGAGGACCTCAACCTCGAACCGCCGCCGGAGCCACCCGTCCACTACGCCGAGCAGGCTCTCCTCGGCGCGCTCCTCCTCGAGCCCGAGCAGCTGGCGCAGACCGAAGGACTGCTGCCCGAACACTTCCGCAGCCCGGCCCACCGAGCGGTGTACGCGGCGATGCGCACCCTCACGCCTCCGGAACGTGAAGTGCACCGCACCGAACCGGTGTGGATCAACGCCGTCCTCACACGCGCCGTCGAGGAAGCCCCCGGCGTGAGCGCCGCGTACCTGCATACGTGCATCGGAGCCTGCCCACGGCCACAGCACGCCACGTCGTACGCACGGATGATCCGCTCAGACCACGCACGACGCACCCTGCGGGAACATGCCATTCGCCTGGAACAGGCGGCAACCAACACCACCCTGGCGGACCCTGAATCCGCGGCCCTCCGACAGGCTGACGCTCTTGCACGGTTCGTAGACGAGCTGACCCGGCAGACCGCCTCGCACCCCGGCTCCCTGCCCCGCACGCCTCTCCCGCCGGATCCACCACGAGATAGGACCGAGGACGCGCTGGAGGAAGAGCGCCTCTTCCTCGCGACCGCTACCGACCGAGCAGACGGTGTGAAGGAACTGCCCCTGCGGCTAGAGGACTTCGCGCTGCCGCTGCACGGGCACCTCTACCAGTGCCTGTCAGCACTCACCCGCCGCGGCGAGGACATCGACCCGATTGCTGTGCTGTGGGAAGCCCAGCACCGCAGACTCCTCACGTCCGGCGTAGGCCCGGACGACGTGCTCACTCTGCTCTCCCAGCCTGCCGGGTCACCCGAGCACTGGGCAGAACAGATCCTCCGGCGCGCGCTCCTCTACGGCGCACGCCGAGCCGCGACACGCATCCGCGCTTTCGCCGAAGACACCGCCAACAGTCCCCACCAGCTCATCACCGGCGCCCGCCGCGCTCTGGCCGATCTCACAGCCCAACACACCCGCTGCTGGCATCGAGCACCACCCGGCCCGAATACCACTGCCGAACCCGCCCACTCACCTACGGTGAAACCGCGACAGCATGAACTGACCGCGCTCCACGCCTCACGGGGAAACCGGCGCTGA
- a CDS encoding DUF317 domain-containing protein, with protein sequence MEALDPRRSIQFATSPRHLAGGGDPRHITQALRAAGWKNLSDPDYPHVVHAFLDDRTPRHLLAGFTTALAATAPVQRPMASVPHPHLVTQERSGPQGEALAEAHEQRLIAARAAARKARRGAAVQTQRTPAPTAAPAIARRR encoded by the coding sequence ATGGAGGCCCTCGACCCGCGCCGCAGTATCCAGTTCGCTACCAGCCCCCGGCACTTGGCCGGGGGCGGCGACCCCCGGCACATCACCCAGGCGCTGCGCGCCGCCGGGTGGAAGAACCTGTCCGACCCCGACTATCCCCACGTCGTCCACGCCTTCCTCGATGACCGCACTCCACGCCATCTGCTCGCCGGATTCACCACCGCGCTGGCCGCCACTGCTCCGGTCCAGCGCCCGATGGCGAGCGTTCCGCACCCGCACCTGGTGACACAGGAACGCAGCGGCCCCCAGGGCGAAGCACTTGCCGAAGCCCACGAGCAGCGCCTTATCGCCGCCCGGGCAGCAGCCCGAAAGGCTCGCCGCGGAGCTGCTGTGCAGACCCAGCGCACACCTGCACCGACGGCAGCACCCGCCATTGCCCGACGCCGCTGA
- a CDS encoding type IV secretory system conjugative DNA transfer family protein, with translation MPRSPSAPSSSDGYDVAFRILLGVMAIAVPLAHLAWLGGNITTYLTGTGPWAPYQPTDALLHPDRLWPHTGNTALMVGRLIVPITLLLALAALGALWWNRRDGGPGRRKKSVAGMAKRGDIAPLLSKQTTAKARSLRPSLKNTKSPAAHETGILLGNLAGTRREVRMGYEDVAVAIMAPRSGKTTALAIPAILHAPGPVVLTSNKAAGDAYTATLEARARIGRTWTMDPQQIAYAERTMWWNPLTAATTLEGANRLAGHFLAASVDANQHGDFWSKAGSNILAQLFLAAANDQRPITDVMAWLAFPGDRTPLDILRDTGFAAVAAQLKGTVEGPPETRDGIFETARQYAAALLNAEIGAWVTPHDDVEEFRPEEFVTGRDTLYLLSKDGGGGASALIAACADAVMRTATAEAERGGGRLDPPLLAVLDEAANVCKISDLPDLYSHLGSRGIIPLTILQSYRQGQKVWGEAGMDAMWSASTVKVIGSGIDDPDFADKLSRLIGDHDVETTSVSRSESGKSTSVSMRQERILPPDAIRALAKGTALCFATGMRAAMLTLRPWYAEPGAEERSAASARASKAITARAINKTAPNRDDYGPAA, from the coding sequence GTGCCCCGATCGCCCTCCGCACCGTCCTCCAGCGACGGCTATGACGTCGCCTTCCGCATCCTGCTCGGCGTCATGGCCATCGCCGTGCCGCTGGCCCATCTGGCCTGGCTCGGCGGGAACATCACCACCTACCTCACCGGCACCGGGCCTTGGGCGCCATACCAGCCGACCGACGCACTGCTCCACCCCGACCGCCTCTGGCCCCACACCGGCAACACCGCCCTGATGGTCGGCCGACTCATCGTGCCGATCACCCTCCTCCTGGCGCTCGCAGCCCTGGGCGCCCTCTGGTGGAACCGCCGCGATGGCGGTCCCGGCAGGAGGAAGAAGTCGGTGGCGGGCATGGCCAAACGGGGCGACATCGCGCCGCTGCTGTCCAAACAGACCACCGCCAAAGCCCGCTCACTGCGACCGAGCCTGAAGAACACCAAGTCCCCTGCCGCGCACGAGACCGGCATCCTGCTCGGCAACCTCGCCGGAACACGGCGCGAGGTCCGCATGGGCTACGAGGACGTCGCCGTGGCCATCATGGCCCCCCGCTCCGGCAAGACCACAGCCTTGGCCATCCCCGCCATCCTCCACGCACCCGGACCCGTGGTGCTCACCAGCAACAAGGCCGCCGGCGACGCCTACACCGCCACCCTGGAAGCCCGCGCCCGTATCGGCCGCACGTGGACCATGGACCCCCAGCAGATAGCCTACGCCGAACGCACCATGTGGTGGAACCCGCTGACCGCGGCCACCACCCTGGAAGGCGCGAACCGGCTCGCCGGGCACTTCCTCGCCGCCTCCGTCGACGCCAACCAGCACGGCGACTTCTGGTCCAAGGCCGGATCGAACATTCTCGCCCAGCTCTTCCTCGCCGCCGCCAACGACCAGCGCCCCATCACCGACGTTATGGCCTGGCTCGCTTTCCCCGGCGACCGCACCCCGCTGGACATCCTCCGCGACACCGGCTTCGCTGCCGTCGCCGCTCAGCTCAAGGGCACCGTCGAAGGGCCGCCCGAAACACGGGACGGCATCTTCGAAACCGCCCGTCAGTACGCCGCCGCTCTGTTGAATGCGGAGATCGGCGCGTGGGTCACCCCGCACGACGATGTCGAGGAGTTCCGGCCGGAGGAGTTCGTCACCGGCCGCGACACCCTCTACCTGCTCTCCAAGGACGGCGGCGGAGGCGCATCCGCGTTGATCGCTGCCTGTGCCGATGCGGTGATGCGCACCGCGACCGCCGAGGCCGAACGCGGCGGCGGGCGCCTCGACCCGCCACTGCTCGCGGTCCTGGACGAAGCCGCGAACGTCTGCAAGATCTCCGATCTGCCCGACCTGTACTCCCACCTGGGATCGCGCGGCATCATCCCGCTCACGATCCTGCAGTCCTACCGGCAGGGCCAGAAAGTGTGGGGCGAGGCCGGCATGGACGCCATGTGGTCCGCCAGCACCGTGAAGGTCATCGGTTCCGGTATCGACGACCCGGACTTCGCGGACAAGCTCTCCCGTCTCATCGGCGACCACGACGTCGAGACCACCTCCGTCTCCCGCTCGGAGTCGGGGAAGTCCACCTCGGTCTCGATGCGGCAGGAGCGGATCCTGCCCCCCGATGCGATCCGCGCCCTGGCCAAGGGCACCGCCCTGTGCTTCGCCACCGGCATGCGTGCCGCGATGCTCACCCTGCGCCCCTGGTACGCCGAACCCGGCGCCGAGGAACGGTCCGCGGCCTCCGCCCGCGCCTCCAAAGCCATCACCGCACGCGCCATCAACAAGACCGCACCCAACCGCGACGACTACGGGCCCGCCGCCTGA
- a CDS encoding DUF317 domain-containing protein yields MSPRPALPGWEVPQQHYLIQPRHLAGGGDLTHITAYLHAAGWKNRTRRSGGRITFDSPDGNSRVSYARDLNPPRWMVSGNSGNDPANTWHASFGAAIPVEILAGFTDALTRSPTPQAPNVWRPLTGQGWTNTAGEHPTATSPDGGTSLQFRQENGSAAWMASANATTSSGQETQVWDAVLTDNAPMRAIEGFAAALADPMPLLRPPGSMPFTAARQATATPYMVLPSQLGAWQRLRVTAARATRRARTTWGIHRPRRPTRAPRPARAPKPAGIPRPLALTGGVRRR; encoded by the coding sequence GTGAGCCCGCGCCCTGCCCTGCCCGGCTGGGAGGTTCCGCAGCAGCACTACCTCATCCAACCGCGGCATCTTGCCGGAGGCGGCGACCTCACGCACATCACCGCCTACCTGCACGCCGCGGGCTGGAAGAACCGCACCCGCCGCTCCGGCGGGCGGATCACCTTCGACAGCCCAGACGGCAACTCCCGCGTCTCCTACGCCAGAGACCTCAACCCGCCGAGATGGATGGTCTCCGGGAACAGCGGAAATGACCCGGCCAACACCTGGCACGCATCGTTCGGCGCCGCGATCCCGGTCGAGATCCTCGCCGGATTCACCGACGCCCTCACCCGGTCGCCCACTCCGCAGGCGCCCAACGTGTGGCGACCGCTGACCGGTCAGGGCTGGACCAACACCGCCGGTGAACACCCCACCGCGACAAGCCCCGACGGCGGCACCAGCCTCCAATTCCGCCAGGAGAACGGCTCCGCAGCCTGGATGGCGAGCGCCAACGCCACCACCAGCAGCGGACAAGAGACACAGGTTTGGGACGCGGTCCTCACCGACAACGCCCCCATGCGGGCCATCGAAGGCTTCGCCGCAGCCCTGGCCGACCCGATGCCGCTACTGCGCCCACCGGGGAGCATGCCCTTCACCGCCGCCCGGCAGGCGACCGCGACGCCGTACATGGTGCTGCCCTCCCAGCTCGGCGCCTGGCAGCGCCTACGCGTCACCGCCGCCCGCGCCACCAGACGGGCCAGGACCACCTGGGGCATCCACCGACCCCGCAGACCAACACGGGCGCCCAGGCCGGCACGGGCACCGAAGCCCGCCGGGATTCCGAGGCCGCTCGCGTTGACCGGCGGCGTGCGGCGTCGGTGA
- a CDS encoding DUF317 domain-containing protein, translating to MRQYAPDERVMVSPRYMAGAGDRIADVIGPLIDLFSWNHEHDAPTGHVTIDSPDRSLVVDFTPLHPLGHLCTVAHHEPSWEATFSRQSPLEAVAAVTQALPQLLGDTRHAEHIPITDMPLDQLAALNDWSVEGGTLTSPDLYCRLEYTPDQEIAWQVEHLYFENAPLATFTHGTPEGLVRSFFAHLATPIAVERAFADLPLSTRHEHSALVTPVRGTAMNPHVHHALTQLDRPRRRR from the coding sequence ATGAGGCAGTACGCGCCCGACGAGCGGGTCATGGTCTCGCCGCGGTATATGGCCGGCGCCGGCGACCGGATCGCCGACGTGATCGGTCCCCTCATCGACCTCTTCAGCTGGAACCACGAGCACGACGCCCCCACCGGACACGTCACGATCGACAGTCCCGACCGCAGCCTCGTCGTCGACTTCACCCCGCTGCACCCTCTCGGCCACTTGTGCACCGTCGCCCACCACGAGCCCTCCTGGGAAGCGACCTTCAGCAGGCAGTCGCCCCTGGAGGCGGTCGCCGCCGTCACCCAGGCACTGCCTCAGCTCCTCGGCGATACCCGTCACGCCGAACACATCCCGATCACGGACATGCCCCTGGACCAGCTCGCCGCACTGAACGACTGGTCGGTCGAAGGCGGCACCCTCACCTCGCCCGACCTGTACTGCCGACTGGAATACACGCCCGACCAGGAGATCGCCTGGCAGGTCGAGCACCTCTACTTCGAGAACGCACCGCTGGCCACCTTCACCCACGGCACCCCCGAGGGCCTCGTCCGCAGCTTCTTCGCCCACCTGGCCACGCCCATCGCCGTGGAGCGGGCCTTCGCCGACCTCCCCCTCAGCACTCGGCATGAGCACAGCGCCCTGGTCACACCGGTCCGTGGAACCGCGATGAATCCGCACGTCCACCACGCCCTGACTCAGCTCGACCGCCCCCGCCGGCGCCGCTGA